A section of the Naumovozyma dairenensis CBS 421 chromosome 5, complete genome genome encodes:
- the TIM50 gene encoding protein translocase subunit TIM50 (similar to Saccharomyces cerevisiae TIM50 (YPL063W); ancestral locus Anc_8.527) translates to MLSSVIKRNAGISRLSMVKSTRVLLINKHENVAKRNFNSYISLLLKEDQGSKEPATNKKANTGQKSILTDDILAKAGLDIDELNAKKQAKSEEEQEGREGHETDAQQEGAPKRERRKRARKSSTDLKREKYANWFYIFSFGALAGTGLYMTRDWEDSESEDVKKDIANGYTPGLMFQRFRARFNSMFTYFQEPPFPDLLPPPPPAPYQRPLTLVLTLEDLLVHSEWSQKYGWRTAKRPGVDYFLGYLSQYYEIVLFSSNYMMYGEKIAEKLDPLHAFISYSLFKEHCVYKDGVHIKDLSKLNRDVNKVLIIDTDPNNYKLQPENAIPMEPWKGEADDKLLRLIPFLEYLATQQVDDVKPILNSFKDKKQLPEEFNNRVAKLKEKFIKEQKEKRDGNWFLKALGVPTNLGSQTSKFPLDMIREEGEKNYVRFMKLIDEERKK, encoded by the coding sequence ATGTTATCATCAGTTATCAAACGGAATGCTGGGATTTCAAGGCTCTCTATGGTGAAGAGTACACGAGTTCTTCTTATAAATAAGCATGAGAACGTTGCGAAGAGGAATTTCAATTCGTATATCTCATTACTGTTGAAAGAAGACCAAGGATCAAAGGAGCCTGCTACTAATAAAAAAGCGAATACGGGACAAAAATCTATATTAACTGATGATATTCTTGCTAAAGCTGGTTtagatattgatgaattaaatgCCAAAAAACAAGCGAAgtctgaagaagaacagGAAGGACGAGAAGGTCATGAAACAGATGCACAACAAGAAGGTGCACCAAAACGAGAAAGGAGAAAGAGAGCAAGAAAGAGTTCCACTGATCTCAAGAGAGAAAAATATGCCAATTGgttttatatcttttcaTTTGGTGCATTAGCAGGTACAGGATTATACATGACAAGAGATTGGGAGGATAGTGAATCTGAAGATGTTAAAAAAGATATTGCAAATGGATATACACCTGGGTTAATGTTCCAAAGATTTAGAGCCCGTTTCAACTCTATGTTTACCTATTTCCAAGAACCTCCATTCCCGGATTTATTACCTCCTCCACCACCAGCTCCATATCAAAGACCATTAACTTTAGTTCTTACTTTAGAAGATTTACTGGTTCATTCTGAATGGTCCCAGAAATATGGTTGGAGAACCGCTAAGAGACCAGGTGTCGATTATTTCCTTGGTTATTTATCTCAATATTATGAAATTGTTTTATTCTCCTCCAATTATATGATGTATGGTGAAAAGATTGCTGAAAAGTTAGATCCTTTGCATGCATTTATATCTTACAGTTTGTTTAAAGAACATTGTGTCTATAAGGATGGTGTCcatattaaagatttatcCAAGTTGAATAGAGATGTCAATAAAGTTTTGATTATCGATACTGATccaaataattataaattaCAACCAGAAAATGCTATTCCAATGGAACCCTGGAAGGGTGAAGCGGATGATAAACTTTTGAGATTGATACcatttttggaatatttggCTACTCAACAAGTTGATGACGTTAAACCAATTTTAAATAGTTTCAAAGATAAGAAGCAATTACCtgaagaatttaataatcGTGTTGCTAAATTGAAGGAgaaatttatcaaagaacaaaaggaaaagagaGATGGTAATTGGTTCTTAAAGGCTCTTGGTGTTCCAACAAATTTGGGCTCACAAACATCCAAATTCCCATTAGATATGATTCGTGAAGAGGGTGAAAAGAATTATGTTCGCTTCATGAAGTTGATTGATgaggaaaggaaaaaatga
- the PDR12 gene encoding ATP-binding cassette multidrug transporter PDR12 (similar to Saccharomyces cerevisiae PDR12 (YPL058C); ancestral locus Anc_8.517) — MSSSGEEKERYSKSHDDSHSDAGSYADSAVSYEVPREIDENQDVNTQLSRHLSNILSNEEGIERLQSMARVISTKTKKEMDKFEVNELDFDLRSLLNYLRSRQLEQGIEPGDSGVAFRNLTSIGVDASAAYGPSVEEMLRDIGNLPAHLLNVFKKKGDVPLRKIIQNCTGVVESGEMLFVVGRPGAGCSTLLKTISGETGDMVEVQGDFSYDGLDQQEMMSKYKGYVVYCPELDFHFPKITVKETIDFALKCKTPRTRIDNMTRKEYVDSLRDLWCTVFGLRHTYATNVGNDFVRGVSGGERKRVSLVEAQAMGASIYSWDNATRGLDASTALEFAQAIRTATNMMNNSAIVAIYQAGENIYELFDKTTVLYNGRQIYFGPADQAVGYFERMGWVKPNRMTSAEFLTSVTVDFENRTLDIKPGFEDKVPKSGSEFETYWLNSAEYQQVLQEYEDYHNRHAPEETRDRLEVAKKQRLQKGQRGSSQFVVNYWTQVYYCMIRGFQRVKGDSTYTKVYLSSFLIKGLIVGSMFHNIDNKKQSTTEGAYSRGGLLFYVLLFASVTSLAEIGNSFATRPIVVKHKSYSMYHISAESLQAIITEFPVKFLAILILSFVSYWIPVLKYEAGAFFQYILYLLTVQQCTSFIFKFVATTTTDGVTAHATWGVYGFLILCIYAGFVLPMGQMHHWIKWIHFINPLTYAFESLMSTEFHGREMLCSQLIPSGPGYENVSIANQICNSAGAVKGQLYVNGDAYIDKSYHFGYDHAWRSWGINIVWTFFYIVLNVILSEYSKPLAAGGDLLLYKRGHMPSFGTESADAKTASREEMMAALNGPDVDLEKVIASKDVFTWNHLNYTIPYDGATRQLLSDVFGYVKPGKMTALMGESGAGKTTLLNVLAQRINMGVITGDMLVNAKPLPASFNRSCGYVAQADNHMAELSVRESLRFAAQLRQPNSTPLEEKMEYVEKIITLLGMQNYAEALVGKTGRGLNVEQRKKLSIGVELVAKPSLLLFLDEPTSGLDSQSAWSIVQFMRALADSGQSILCTIHQPSATLFEQFDRLLLLKKGGKMVYFGDIGPNSATLLNYFERQSGVKCGVSENPAEYILNCIGAGATASASADWHDLWQASPECAAAREEVEELHRVLPSRPTTDDPELAGRFAASFSTQMKCVLHRTYLQFWRSPVYIRAKFLECGSCALFIGLSYLHVKHTVGGATAAFSSIFMVLIIALAMINQLHVFAYDSRELYEVREAASNTFHWSVLLLCHFLVECGWTMVCQFVCWICYYWPAGYNGSAPHAGFFFFFYVLVFPIYFVSYGLWILYFSPDVPSASMINSNLFAAMLLFCGILQPKSKMPGFWWFMYRTSPLTYVVEALVGPLVHGKKVICDPHELAVMDPPSGQNCGDYLNRYITDNTGYLLNPSATENCEYCPYSVQDEVVARFDVKWHHRWRDFGFMWIYICFNIFAMLACYYIMRVKVWSLKSVLDFKSWFNGPRKERHEADTNVFKATPADEQKVKKQ; from the coding sequence ATGTCCTCATCGGGtgaagagaaagaaaggTACTCAAAATCGCATGACGATTCTCATAGTGATGCTGGATCCTATGCTGATTCAGCTGTCTCATATGAGGTTCCAAGAGAAATTGACGAAAATCAAGATGTCAATACTCAATTATCACGTCATTTATCTAACATATTATCCAACGAAGAAGGTATTGAAAGATTACAATCTATGGCAAGAGTCATTTCCACAAAAACTAAAAAGGAAATGGACAAGTTCGAAGTTAATGAACTAGATTTCGATTTACGttctttattgaattatttaagaTCTCGTCAATTAGAACAAGGTATAGAGCCAGGTGATTCAGGTGTTGCATTCAGGAACTTAACTTCTATTGGTGTTGATGCTTCTGCAGCTTACGGTCCAAGTGTTGAAGAAATGTTGAGAGATATAGGTAATTTGCCAGCtcatttattaaatgtcttcaagaaaaaaggTGATGTCCCAttgagaaaaattattcaaaattgtACTGGTGTTGTTGAATCTGGTGAAATGTTATTTGTTGTCGGTAGACCAGGTGCAGGTTGTTCTACCTTATTGAAAACCATCTCAGGTGAAACTGGTGATATGGTTGAAGTTCAAGGTGATTTCTCCTACGATGGATTGGATCAACAAGAAATGATGTCAAAATACAAAGGTTACGTTGTTTACTGTCCAGAATTAGATTTCCATTTCCCAAAGATTACTGTTAAGGAAACCATTGATTTTGCATTAAAATGTAAAACTccaagaacaagaattgATAATATGACTAGAAAGGAGTATGTTGATAGTCTAAGAGATTTATGGTGTACTGTTTTCGGTTTAAGACATACTTATGCAACAAATGTCGGTAATGATTTCGTTAGAGGTGTCTCTGGTGGTGAACGTAAACGTGTTTCTTTAGTCGAAGCTCAAGCAATGGGTGCTTCTATTTATTCTTGGGATAATGCCACTAGAGGTTTAGATGCTTCTACTGCCTTAGAATTTGCTCAAGCTATTAGAACTGCAACAAATATGATGAATAATTCTGCTATTGTCGCTATCTATCAAGCAGGTGAAAATATCTATGAATTGTTCGATAAGACTACCGTATTATACAATGGTAGACAAATCTATTTCGGCCCTGCTGATCAAGCTGTTGGttactttgaaagaatggGTTGGGTTAAACCAAATAGAATGACATCTGCTGAATTCTTAACTTCCGTTACTGTcgattttgaaaatagaaCTTTGGATATTAAGCCAGgttttgaagataaagtTCCAAAATCCGGTAGTGAATTTGAAACATATTGGTTAAATTCCGCTGAATATCAACAAGTTTTACAGGAATATGAAGATTATCACAACAGACATGCCCCTGAAGAAACCAGAGATAGATTAGAAGTTGCTAAAAAACAAAGATTACAAAAAGGTCAACGTGGTTCTTCTCAATTTGTTGTCAATTACTGGACCCAAGTGTATTACTGTATGATTCGTGGTTTCCAGAGAGTTAAAGGTGATTCCACATATACAAAGGTTTATTTGTCATCTTTCTTAATCAAAGGTTTAATTGTTGGTTCTATGTTCCATAATATCGATAATAAAAAGCAGTCTACTACTGAAGGTGCTTATTCTCGTGGTGGTTTATTATTCTATGTCTTATTATTTGCTTCCGTTACTTCCTTGGCTGAAATTGGTAATTCATTCGCTACAAGACCAATTGTTGTCAAACATAAATCTTATTCGATGTACCATATATCCGCCGAATCACTACAAGCTATTATAACTGAATTCCCTGTTAAGTTTCTCGctattttaattttatccTTTGTCAGTTATTGGATTCCTGTCTTGAAGTATGAAGCTGGTGCTTTCTTTCAATACATTCTTTATTTGCTTACTGTCCAACAATGTACTTcatttatcttcaaatttgtCGCAACTACTACAACTGATGGTGTCACTGCTCATGCTACTTGGGGGGTCTATGGGTTTTTGATTCTTTGTATTTATGCTGGTTTCGTTTTACCAATGGGTCAGATGCATCACTGGATTAAATGGATTCATTTTATAAATCCTTTAACTTATGCCTTCGAAAGTTTAATGTCTACTGAATTCCATGGAAGAGAAATGCTATGTAGTCAATTGATTCCTAGCGGTCCTGGCTATGAAAATGTTTCGATTGCTAATCAAATCTGTAATTCCGCTGGTGCTGTCAAAGGGCAATTATATGTCAATGGTGATGCTTATATAGATAAAAGTTACCATTTTGGTTATGATCATGCCTGGAGAAGTTGGGGTATCAATATCGTCTGGACTTTCTTCTACATTGTCTTGAATGTCATTTTATCCGAATACTCGAAGCCTTTGGCTGCTGGTGgtgatttattattgtataaGAGAGGTCATATGCCATCCTTTGGTACTGAAAGTGCAGATGCTAAGACTGCTTCAAGAGAAGAAATGATGGCTGCCTTAAATGGTCCTGATGTCGATTTAGAAAAAGTTATCGCTAGTAAGGACGTTTTTACATGGAATCATTTGAACTACACAATCCCATACGACGGTGCTACAAGACAATTACTTTCCGATGTTTTTGGTTATGTTAAACCTGGTAAGATGACTGCTTTAATGGGTGAATCCGGTGCTGGTAAGACAACTTTATTGAATGTTTTGGCtcaaagaattaatatGGGTGTTATTACTGGTGATATGTTGGTGAATGCCAAACCTTTACCTGCTTCCTTCAATAGATCCTGTGGGTATGTCGCACAAGCTGATAACCATATGGCCGAATTATCTGTTAGAGAATCTTTAAGATTTGCTGCTCAATTAAGACAACCTAACTCTACCCCATTAGAAGAGAAGATGGAATatgttgaaaaaattattactttattaGGTATGCAAAACTATGCTGAAGCTTTGGTTGGTAAAACTGGTAGAGGTTTAAATGTtgaacaaagaaagaagtTATCTATTGGTGTTGAATTGGTTGCTAAACCTTCCTTACTATTGTTCTTGGATGAACCTACCTCTGGTTTGGATTCACAATCTGCTTGGTCTATTGTTCAATTTATGAGAGCATTAGCTGATTCTGGTCAATCTATTCTTTGTACAATCCATCAACCTTCCGCTACATTATTTGAACAGTTCGATAggttgctgttgttgaaGAAGGGTGGTAAGATGGTTTATTTCGGTGATATTGGTCCAAATTCTGCAAccttattgaattattttgaacGTCAATCTGGTGTTAAATGTGGTGTCTCTGAAAATCCAGctgaatatattttgaattgtaTTGGTGCAGGTGCTACCGCTAGTGCTAGTGCTGATTGGCATGACTTGTGGCAAGCCTCTCCTGAGTGTGCTGCTGCTAGagaagaagttgaagaaCTTCATCGTGTTTTACCATCTAGACCAACAACTGATGACCCTGAATTGGCTGGTAGATTTGCTGCCTCTTTTAGTACTCAAATGAAATGTGTTTTACATAGAACGTACTTGCAATTCTGGAGATCTCCTGTCTATATTAGGGCCAAATTCCTGGAATGTGGTTCATGTGCTTTGTTCATTGGTTTATCTTACTTACATGTTAAACATACTGTTGGTGGTGCTACTGCTGCTTTCTCATCTATTTTTATGGTTTTAATTATTGCCTTAGCCATGATTAATCAATTACATGTGTTTGCTTACGATAGTAGAGAATTATATGAAGTCAGAGAAGCTGCTTCCAATACTTTCCATTGGAGTGTTCTATTGCTATGTCATTTCCTAGTTGAATGTGGTTGGACCATGGTTTGTCAATTTGTTTGTTGGATCTGTTACTACTGGCCAGCTGGCTATAACGGTAGTGCTCCGCATGCtggtttcttcttctttttctatGTCTTAGTTTTCCCAATTTATTTCGTTTCTTACGGTCTATGGATCTTGTATTTCTCACCAGATGTTCCCTCTGCTTCAATGATCAACTCTAACTTATTTGCTGCCATGTTATTATTCTGTGGTATTCTTCAACCTAAATCTAAGATGCCAGGTTTTTGGTGGTTTATGTATAGAACTTCTCCATTAACTTATGTTGTTGAAGCTCTTGTTGGTCCTTTAGTCCATGGTAAGAAAGTTATTTGTGATCCTCATGAATTAGCCGTCATGGACCCTCCATCCGGTCAAAACTGTGGTGATTACCTAAATAGATACATTACAGATAATACTGGTTATTTGCTAAACCCCTCTGCTACAGAAAACTGTGAATATTGTCCTTATAGTGTTCAAGATGAAGTTGTTGCAAGATTCGATGTTAAATGGCATCATAGATGGAGAGATTTTGGTTTCATGTGGATTTAcatttgtttcaatatatttgcCATGTTAGCTTGTTACTACATTATGAGAGTCAAAGTTTGGTCATTAAAGTCTGTTCTTGACTTCAAGAGTTGGTTCAATGGtccaagaaaagaaagacaTGAAGCTGACACCAATGTTTTCAAAGCTACTCCAGCTGATGAACAAAAGGTCAAGAAGCAATGA
- the VPS28 gene encoding ESCRT-I subunit protein VPS28 (similar to Saccharomyces cerevisiae VPS28 (YPL065W); ancestral locus Anc_8.529), which yields MSGIAPINHFGTQNSTRPFPQELYQEVPLFDSTTTNSQQRETIESLSEIYSIIITLDHVEKAYLRDSITSSQYTNTVNKLLAQYKTYLSNEDVSKAFQSLNDFKTRFNIVASNAITRLERGIPVTVEHAIEEDVEEDESSETQGGQNTNRKKGKFTGKNVAEATGNFITVMDALKLNYRAKDQLHPLLAELLLSINRVTNVDFEHRKKLIEWIVKINKMDVNQDLSDNQARELLFDLDLAYKSFYALLE from the coding sequence atgtCAGGAATAGCACCAATAAACCACTTTGGAACCCAAAATAGTACCAGGCCATTTCCACAAGAATTGTATCAAGAAGTCCCGTTATTTGATTCAACGACGACGAATTCTCAACAGCGAGAAACAATAGAATCATTATCagaaatatattccatCATAATAACGTTAGATCATGTCGAGAAAGCATACTTGAGAGATTCAATTACATCATCTCAGTATACGAACACTGTAAATAAATTGTTGGCTCAATATAAGACGTATTTGTCTAATGAAGATGTATCAAAGGCATTCCAatcattgaatgattttaaGACTAGATTTAATATTGTTGCTTCAAACGCAATAACAAGATTAGAAAGAGGTATACCTGTAACTGTAGAGCATGCGATCGAGGAAgatgttgaagaagatgagtCATCCGAAACTCAGGGTGGTCAAAATACAAATAGGAAGAAAGGTAAATTCACTGGTAAAAATGTTGCGGAGGCAACTGGGAACTTTATTACTGTTATGGATGCCTTAAAATTAAACTATAGAGCGAAAGACCAATTACATCCTCTATTGGCAGAGTTATTGTTAAGTATTAATAGAGTTACTAATGTGGATTTTGAACAtaggaaaaaattaattgaatggATTGTTAAGATCAATAAAATGGATGTGAACCAAGATCTTTCCGACAATCAGGCAAGAgagttattatttgatctAGATTTGGCATATAAGAGCTTTTATGCGCTTCTGGAGTAA
- the CWC27 gene encoding putative peptidylprolyl isomerase CWC27 (similar to Saccharomyces cerevisiae CWC27 (YPL064C); ancestral locus Anc_8.528) — protein MSSSEPKTTAKCTIVTTKGVLQVELWAHEIPKTCRKFLQLCLNGSFEKCQLNDIDTGSIGLSSTFYTNLTREHNSRLKVVTDGILCWDTKKGTWIVSTLDWSHTFHSNTNIFGKIAGNSIYTFREIVSGEKNPDDPKKYLYPAEIEHIEVSVPYFKDLDVGRLKRPIKAIEDDDKLRRGKVKQMMKVRLSYDDLDGENSEDEGSDNNIDTAPIKMKLPRWIESANDNKLSKKEENKLISVCTDVETRDDLTHHLPINSDLIKEITEPDEVGSLEEEDTKSKHVNSDDISERERETLKVLALFQDEVKDKKILSRKT, from the coding sequence ATGTCTTCATCAGAACCCAAAACTACTGCTAAGTGCACAATAGTCACTACAAAGGGGGTCCTGCAAGTTGAATTGTGGGCTCATGAAATACCGAAAACATGTAGGAAGTTTCTACAACTCTGTTTGAATGGAtcctttgaaaaatgtcaATTAAACGATATAGATACAGGATCGATTGGTTTATCTTCTACATTTTACACTAATTTAACAAGAGAACATAATTCAAGATTAAAAGTAGTTACAGATGGGATTTTATGTTGGGATACGAAAAAAGGGACATGGATTGTTTCCACTTTGGATTGGAGTCATACTTTTCATTCTAATACTAATATCTTTGGTAAGATTGCTGGAAACTCAATATACACATTTAGAGAAATTGTTAGTGGTGAAAAAAATCCTGATGATcctaaaaaatatttgtatCCAGCTGAAATTGAACATATTGAAGTTTCCGTGCCATATTTTAAAGATCTTGATGTAGGAAGGCTGAAACGACCTATAAAAGCaatagaagatgatgataaactTCGAAGAGGTAAAGTGAaacaaatgatgaaagtGCGTTTAAGCTATGATGATCTTGATGGGGAAAATTCTGAGGATGAAGGTAGTGACAACAATATCGATACCGCCCcaataaagatgaaattaccTCGCTGGATAGAAAGTGCCAATGATAATAAGCTATctaagaaagaagaaaataaactaATATCGGTCTGTACCGACGTTGAAACAAGAGATGACCTTACGCATCACCTGCCTATCAACTCTGATTTGATTAAGGAAATTACAGAACCAGACGAAGTTGGAAGTCTCGAGGAAGAAGATACTAAATCCAAACATGTCAACTCAGACGATATTTCTGAAAGAGAACGCGAAACGTTGAAGGTGCTTGCTCTGTTCCAAGATGAAGTCAAGGATAAAAAGATCCTTTCTAGGAAAACCTAA
- the RGL1 gene encoding Rgl1p (similar to Saccharomyces cerevisiae YPL066W; ancestral locus Anc_8.530) has protein sequence MFHHSHSTSRYVHTRPIISLKPSYNSVIRGCPGISDTLPRIECQLQIRSNNGKLFRIEKIEVTLKTIESLITTTSNNVRSLTKSKLKSKNEKHNTHYKKNILISEKDLIGIDIPLTIGLPDDIKETNYNKEFGKCITVLECNVSYIGNDNASGSTSAKIESFSQIINVERYVYIPSKRLFPPITKKVSSPDKRLLISYSIENPCLSIDDLLKLEIEIKPDLFQESTHNSPHIPNDNDRIFNKRKTKIKSVTFRLKEFLEVHNPEFPSDETKENILKEVSTPVNQVVTNNGITFKTNVRVCSKDSLFKNFESTMQEPAFLFKLPPEHSIPFIKQGTLQNQTTRQINTKLLQNKTNDVPIQYHNSITTMGTLFSIFHSLEMKFKLGNGKSFQLHQRLDIARWPVSQVKYIEQIIQKEKQTANYAKQFYNNFGSIKRNKHSGNLEYPPLPPVVYYPDAETFDKFGIIYDSTSDNEYVTSKARLPRRIAVIE, from the coding sequence ATGTTTCATCACTCTCATAGTACGAGTCGTTACGTACATACAAGACCAATTATTTCACTAAAACCAAGTTACAATTCAGTAATCAGAGGTTGTCCTGGTATATCAGATACTTTACCTCGAATTGAATGTCAATTACAAATAAGATCCAACAATGGGAAACTTTTCAGAATTGAGAAAATTGAAGTAACTTTGAAAACTATTGAATCGCTGATAACCACAACGTCAAATAATGTTAGGTCGTTAACTAAATCGAAATTGAAATCCAAGAATGAAAAGCACAACACACATTATAAGAAAAACATACTGATATCGGAAAAGGACCTTATTGGTATTGATATTCCTTTGACCATAGGATTACCCGACGATATTAAAGAGACcaattataataaagaatttggCAAATGTATTACAGTGCTAGAATGTAACGTATCGTATATTGGAAATGATAATGCGAGTGGAAGCACCTCTGCAAAGATTGAATCCTTCAGTCAAATAATTAATGTAGAAagatatgtatatattccTTCCAAAAGACTATTTCCGCCCATCACGAAAAAAGTTTCTTCTCCAGACAAAAGACTTCTAATATCTTATTCTATAGAAAATCCATGTTTAAGTATAGATGATCTTTTAAAGTTAGAGATTGAAATAAAACCTGACTTATTCCAAGAATCCACTCATAACAGTCCACATATACCGAATGATAATGATCGAATATTCAACAAGAGAAAAACAAAGATAAAATCCGTAACTTTCAGATTGAAAGAATTCTTAGAAGTTCATAATCCAGAATTCCCATCTGATGAaactaaagaaaatattttgaaagaagtaTCAACTCCAGTGAATCAAGTGGTTACAAATAACGGTATTACATTTAAGACGAACGTCAGAGTATGTTCTAAGGACtctttattcaaaaatttcgAATCAACAATGCAAGAACCTGCCTTTCTTTTTAAGTTACCTCCAGAGCACTCAATCCCATTTATCAAGCAAGGAACATTACAGAATCAAACCACTAGGCAAATAAATACGAAACTTTTACAGAATAAAACAAACGATGTACCCATACAGTATCACAattcaattacaacaatgggtactttattttcaattttccATTCGTTGGAAATGAAGTTCAAACTAGGCAATGGTAAGAGCTTCCAACTACATCAAAGACTGGATATAGCTCGTTGGCCAGTAAGTCAGGTTAAATATATCGaacaaataattcaaaaagaGAAGCAAACTGCTAATTATGCGAAAcaattttataataatttcggTTCcataaaaagaaataaacaTTCTGGAAATTTAGAATATCCACCATTACCACCTGTAGTATACTATCCAGATGCTGAAACGTTTGACAAATTTGGAATCATATATGATAGTACATCCGATAATGAATATGTAACTTCGAAAGCAAGATTACCTCGAAGGATTGCTGTTATTGAATGA